In the uncultured Methanolobus sp. genome, one interval contains:
- the pstA gene encoding phosphate ABC transporter permease PstA: MNLRKAEGILFKAISYTAAALTITALILILGRITLEAIPSLTPEIILTPESEAKGFGGGLANAIVGTIFLSLGSTILAAPFAVGTAIYLKRYAKNGKMVHIISFMLDVMSGTPSIVLGIFALMLLVYSLNSITGGFSMISGVIALAILILPVMERAAEAAIDSVPVDIEHASYALGANKWETIKLITVPYALSGILTGFVLSVGRAAEESAVVILSAGYSQFIPEFRIAPNEKFIFGVKIYPFQDLIAALPVTVYHSFEFPHLVDPSEGFAAAFVLIAIVMFINAIARVIVWRRRIG, translated from the coding sequence ATGAATTTACGTAAGGCAGAAGGAATACTTTTCAAAGCTATTTCCTACACAGCAGCTGCTTTGACAATAACAGCACTTATCCTTATACTTGGTCGTATCACTCTGGAGGCGATTCCGAGTCTTACTCCTGAGATTATCCTGACTCCTGAGTCTGAAGCAAAAGGTTTCGGAGGGGGGCTTGCAAATGCAATTGTTGGTACAATCTTTCTTTCTCTGGGGTCGACCATTCTTGCAGCACCTTTTGCTGTAGGTACTGCCATATATCTAAAAAGATATGCAAAAAATGGTAAAATGGTACATATTATTAGTTTTATGCTTGACGTAATGTCAGGCACTCCTTCAATAGTGCTCGGTATTTTTGCCCTTATGCTACTGGTCTACTCACTTAATTCGATTACTGGCGGATTCTCTATGATATCAGGTGTCATTGCACTAGCAATCCTTATATTACCTGTCATGGAAAGGGCTGCTGAGGCTGCCATAGATTCAGTACCTGTGGATATTGAACACGCAAGTTATGCCCTTGGTGCAAACAAGTGGGAAACGATAAAACTGATAACTGTTCCCTATGCATTAAGCGGTATTCTCACAGGATTTGTTCTCAGCGTAGGTCGTGCAGCAGAGGAATCAGCAGTTGTTATCCTTTCTGCAGGATACAGCCAGTTCATTCCGGAGTTTCGTATAGCTCCAAATGAAAAATTTATCTTCGGAGTAAAAATATATCCTTTCCAGGATCTTATTGCAGCCTTACCTGTCACTGTGTACCACTCATTTGAATTTCCTCATCTGGTAGATCCCTCTGAAGGATTTGCAGCAGCATTCGTTCTCATAGCTATTGTGATGTTCATCAATGCAATAGCCCGTGTGATAGTATGGAGGCGCAGAATTGGCTAA
- a CDS encoding type II secretion system F family protein encodes MVKTQDIDVHQAFNDGSTNKYVEKYKMFCYVFGKQIDKKPQEDIAKSLYQADMVLTPGMFISLALVTAGVAAGIIFLLSILLFRTSSSPLVYITVLTFLTFGLTVSGFPFMLYNKVSNKNMNIEQELPFTLGYMTILASSGSSPMDVIRKVAIEDHGDVSVEFGKVMYRVDVLGEDGVSAMNHLIRNTSSESLRAICIDLANAMQSGGGLRTYLEMKSNELMDMRRKMQHEFVESLGVYGEGYLSGVVMSVVLVVLMIVVTSALGIDLGPFTAKQMFQFFVYFMLPFINIVFLILLWMKYSRSTL; translated from the coding sequence ATGGTCAAAACCCAGGATATCGATGTCCATCAGGCTTTCAATGATGGGAGTACTAATAAGTATGTAGAAAAATATAAAATGTTTTGTTATGTTTTTGGTAAACAAATAGATAAAAAACCCCAGGAGGACATAGCAAAATCACTTTATCAGGCGGATATGGTACTAACCCCTGGTATGTTCATATCCCTGGCGCTGGTTACTGCAGGTGTGGCTGCTGGAATCATATTCTTGTTATCGATATTGCTTTTCCGTACTTCTTCATCTCCTCTTGTCTATATAACCGTACTGACATTTCTCACATTCGGACTTACTGTAAGTGGTTTTCCTTTCATGCTGTATAACAAGGTATCCAATAAGAACATGAACATAGAACAGGAACTTCCCTTCACTCTTGGTTATATGACCATACTTGCAAGTTCAGGTTCTTCCCCCATGGACGTCATAAGAAAAGTAGCAATAGAAGATCATGGTGATGTCTCTGTTGAATTTGGTAAGGTAATGTATCGTGTGGATGTTCTTGGAGAGGACGGTGTAAGTGCCATGAATCATCTCATACGCAACACATCTTCAGAATCTCTCAGGGCTATATGTATTGATCTTGCAAATGCCATGCAGTCCGGCGGGGGATTACGTACATATCTTGAAATGAAATCCAATGAACTTATGGACATGAGACGTAAAATGCAGCATGAGTTTGTAGAGTCTCTTGGAGTGTATGGAGAAGGCTACCTGAGTGGAGTTGTCATGAGTGTCGTACTTGTAGTCCTGATGATCGTTGTCACAAGTGCCCTTGGGATCGATCTTGGTCCATTTACTGCCAAGCAGATGTTCCAGTTCTTTGTTTACTTTATGTTACCTTTCATAAATATTGTTTTCCTGATTTTGTTATGGATGAAATATTCAAGGAGTACTCTATGA
- a CDS encoding type II/IV secretion system ATPase subunit yields the protein MVGTNTETDFESQMPYQEGIMPEPAEDLLDESADIQDMPVPVDSAGGIKKVTRLFSGIRRKETHPNDHSGQESEHSKKRKKKVFSFGRKKKNLSENTDQDEESLVDEHEEGDSDGSSVSLLIKRIEQIISPKPEIIEEMEFVVGEISIPAPGVPQKEINITYEVTPGTQYVHVVFDGDSLQYKCLEPPLSESEEEALYIIKNAFDKMAHSEILLVEEEDRVEALRDRFELIVDIYRLNLTETQKDKFFYYLHKKYMGFDRMDLLMNDPYIEDITCNGPDTSLYVNHRVYGSVATDVVYGEIELNNFVMRMAQAAGRHISVLEPIRDATLVDGSRANLTLGKEVTKRGSTFTIRRFRSNPVSCIDLMNYKTYDSTVLAYFWLMIEYKRSVLAAGGTASGKTTTLNALGAFIPPEYKIVSIEDTAEMNLMHPNWTQSITRAGFGGGESGKSAGDIELFDLLKAALRQRPEYIVVGEVRGAEAGTLFQAISVGHPCMGTIHAGSIQELLSRVESEPMNVPRNLFSSVDMVIFNSMIKVGEHFLRRALRIVEIVELDPERGDLITNPVFKWNPITDEYEYSGSSAMFDDINEEFGIDQYELIREMEDRAKYLESLARDGVTEYEDVARAIRRYSRQKDEMLEMTH from the coding sequence ATGGTTGGTACTAACACTGAAACTGATTTTGAATCTCAAATGCCGTATCAGGAAGGAATTATGCCGGAACCTGCTGAAGATTTGCTGGATGAAAGTGCCGACATACAGGATATGCCTGTTCCGGTAGACTCTGCAGGCGGAATAAAAAAGGTCACACGATTATTTTCAGGCATCAGAAGAAAGGAAACACATCCTAATGACCATTCTGGACAGGAATCTGAGCATAGCAAAAAAAGAAAAAAGAAAGTTTTCAGTTTCGGAAGAAAAAAGAAGAACCTATCTGAAAATACAGATCAGGATGAAGAGTCTCTTGTAGATGAGCATGAAGAAGGAGATTCAGATGGTTCATCCGTTTCTTTACTTATCAAAAGAATAGAACAGATAATCTCCCCGAAGCCCGAAATTATCGAAGAGATGGAATTTGTCGTTGGTGAAATCTCTATTCCTGCTCCTGGAGTTCCGCAAAAGGAGATCAACATTACTTATGAAGTAACTCCCGGAACTCAGTATGTTCATGTTGTATTTGACGGTGACTCCCTTCAATATAAATGTCTTGAACCTCCGTTAAGTGAATCCGAGGAAGAAGCTCTTTACATCATAAAGAATGCTTTTGACAAAATGGCTCACTCTGAGATACTGCTTGTAGAAGAAGAGGATCGTGTTGAAGCCTTAAGGGACAGATTTGAACTGATTGTTGATATCTACCGGTTGAATCTCACTGAAACCCAGAAAGACAAGTTCTTTTACTATCTTCACAAAAAGTACATGGGTTTTGACAGGATGGATCTTCTGATGAACGATCCATACATTGAGGATATCACCTGTAATGGTCCTGATACCTCATTATATGTAAATCACAGGGTCTATGGTTCAGTGGCTACAGATGTTGTCTACGGGGAAATAGAGCTCAACAACTTTGTCATGAGGATGGCACAGGCAGCAGGCAGGCATATTTCCGTACTGGAGCCTATCAGGGATGCGACCCTTGTAGATGGGAGCCGTGCGAACCTCACACTTGGAAAAGAAGTCACAAAAAGGGGTTCCACATTTACTATCAGGCGTTTCAGGTCAAATCCTGTTTCATGTATCGACCTGATGAACTACAAGACATATGATTCAACTGTCCTTGCTTATTTCTGGCTTATGATAGAATACAAGAGATCAGTTCTTGCAGCCGGAGGAACCGCATCCGGTAAGACAACCACTCTGAATGCTCTTGGTGCTTTTATTCCACCTGAGTACAAGATAGTATCAATTGAAGATACAGCTGAAATGAATCTCATGCACCCCAACTGGACGCAGTCTATCACAAGAGCTGGCTTTGGCGGTGGTGAGAGTGGCAAATCCGCAGGTGACATCGAACTTTTCGATCTTCTAAAAGCTGCTTTGAGGCAGAGACCTGAATACATAGTAGTTGGTGAGGTTCGTGGTGCTGAAGCAGGCACGCTTTTCCAGGCCATCTCTGTTGGTCACCCATGTATGGGAACAATCCACGCAGGTTCCATACAGGAACTGCTCTCAAGAGTCGAATCCGAACCAATGAACGTGCCTAGGAACCTTTTTTCAAGTGTTGATATGGTCATCTTTAATTCCATGATCAAAGTAGGTGAACACTTCCTGAGACGTGCGCTCAGGATTGTGGAAATTGTTGAACTGGATCCCGAACGTGGAGATTTGATCACAAATCCTGTATTCAAATGGAACCCAATTACAGATGAATATGAGTACAGTGGCAGCAGTGCCATGTTTGATGACATCAATGAGGAATTTGGAATTGACCAGTATGAACTGATCAGGGAGATGGAAGACAGGGCAAAATATCTGGAAAGCCTTGCACGTGACGGGGTCACTGAATACGAAGATGTAGCCAGAGCCATAAGAAGATATTCGCGGCAAAAAGATGAAATGCTGGAGATGACGCATTAA
- a CDS encoding substrate-binding domain-containing protein, which translates to MFKKIFNDEAGVSPIVATLVLVVVAIAGAAAVGTIMGSFSSDVAEDASVGDATSAASTELLIAGSTTVQPVSELLAEAYMEDHQGVKITVQGGGSGAGVSSVAMGISDIGAASRAVKDSELDKYPDVQTHQIGGSAVVIIANDAMIGGALNTTNVTAADLQALYNGSVSTLAGVTVTPYQRAESSGTEDTFVDFIGEDISDDVEGAVGNGGVLAAVQDDTAGVGFVDFGYADGADDIFMVGVKNDNAEFGPEDITASNIKKEFGAEDEYYLHDLTRPLNYLTNGEPTALEQSFLNFAMSPASTEYFSEVGYFAINEIV; encoded by the coding sequence ATGTTTAAGAAAATTTTCAACGACGAAGCTGGTGTTTCACCTATCGTTGCTACCCTTGTATTAGTAGTAGTAGCAATCGCAGGCGCAGCAGCTGTAGGAACCATCATGGGTTCATTCTCAAGTGACGTAGCAGAAGACGCAAGTGTTGGCGATGCAACAAGCGCAGCATCAACCGAACTCCTTATCGCTGGTTCAACCACAGTTCAGCCAGTCTCTGAACTTCTCGCAGAAGCATACATGGAAGATCACCAGGGTGTCAAGATCACAGTACAGGGCGGTGGCTCCGGTGCTGGTGTCTCATCCGTAGCAATGGGAATCAGCGACATTGGTGCAGCTTCCAGAGCTGTCAAAGACTCAGAACTTGACAAATACCCAGATGTCCAGACACACCAGATTGGTGGCAGTGCAGTAGTCATCATCGCAAACGATGCTATGATTGGTGGAGCACTCAACACAACCAACGTAACAGCAGCTGACCTTCAGGCACTTTACAACGGCTCAGTTTCCACCCTTGCTGGTGTAACTGTAACCCCATACCAGAGAGCAGAATCCTCCGGTACAGAAGACACATTCGTAGACTTCATTGGAGAAGACATTTCAGACGATGTTGAAGGTGCAGTAGGTAATGGCGGTGTCCTTGCAGCAGTACAGGACGACACAGCTGGTGTAGGATTCGTAGACTTCGGATATGCAGATGGTGCAGATGATATCTTTATGGTAGGTGTTAAAAATGACAACGCTGAGTTTGGACCTGAAGACATCACAGCAAGCAACATCAAGAAAGAGTTCGGTGCTGAGGACGAGTACTACCTTCACGACCTTACAAGACCACTCAACTACCTGACAAACGGTGAACCAACAGCTCTCGAGCAGAGTTTCCTCAACTTTGCAATGTCTCCAGCTTCAACAGAGTACTTCTCTGAAGTAGGATACTTCGCAATCAACGAGATCGTTTAA
- a CDS encoding phosphate uptake regulator PhoU, which translates to MDTRKVQITGKSTYVVTLPKKWALSSKLEAGSHISIFYQEDGSLLLKPPGVKASKNTKKIKFNKELEHIKRDLVGLYIVGDHQTIEITGSDIPSSARKEIKELCHRLVGLEMVEGDGKKIIIKNFLDTEDFTIQKGLKRMSSLVYLMLDELASVFENNDRELCSHIITRDDDLDRMFLLVSKQHVERLNLKKPSKHDKLNLVESFYYRLAANDIERIGDHISKISLHFSYITLPQDVLAILVDLCRECQSIFMDSTESLRESNSDLANDVLGRDDMFNKMLISAAQLPAEESIELIIDSFSRIKDYASNIAESAIDLSQL; encoded by the coding sequence ATGGATACAAGAAAAGTACAGATCACGGGAAAATCCACATATGTGGTTACTCTTCCCAAGAAATGGGCACTTAGCTCAAAACTTGAAGCAGGTTCCCATATTTCGATTTTCTATCAGGAAGACGGCTCTTTGCTTCTTAAGCCTCCCGGGGTAAAAGCCTCTAAGAATACAAAAAAAATAAAGTTCAATAAAGAACTGGAGCACATAAAAAGGGATCTTGTGGGCCTGTATATAGTTGGTGATCACCAGACTATAGAAATAACCGGTAGTGATATTCCTTCATCGGCCCGCAAAGAGATCAAGGAATTGTGTCATCGTCTTGTAGGCCTGGAAATGGTGGAAGGTGACGGGAAGAAAATAATCATCAAGAATTTCCTGGATACGGAAGATTTCACCATCCAGAAAGGACTTAAAAGAATGTCTTCTCTTGTTTATCTGATGCTTGATGAACTGGCATCTGTTTTTGAGAATAATGACAGGGAACTGTGCAGTCATATAATAACCCGTGATGATGATCTTGACCGTATGTTCCTGCTTGTATCAAAACAACATGTGGAACGTCTAAATCTCAAAAAGCCTTCTAAGCATGATAAACTAAATCTTGTGGAATCATTCTATTACAGGCTTGCTGCCAATGATATAGAAAGGATTGGCGACCACATCTCTAAAATATCATTGCATTTCTCTTATATTACGCTGCCTCAGGATGTACTTGCAATACTTGTTGACCTGTGCAGGGAATGCCAGTCCATTTTCATGGACAGTACCGAGTCTTTGCGCGAGTCTAACAGCGACCTTGCAAATGATGTCCTTGGTAGGGACGATATGTTCAACAAAATGCTCATAAGTGCTGCCCAGCTACCGGCCGAGGAGTCCATAGAACTCATAATTGACAGTTTTAGCAGGATAAAGGATTATGCGTCAAATATTGCAGAGTCTGCGATCGATCTATCACAATTATAG
- a CDS encoding ATP-binding protein: MQNESNILKKLVSGIDDFSIRTKLILTVVSIILVLGVLMGSYLNVVQTNMMKTELNEKGISITRNLAENSVNPILTNNQVRLQWLVKTIKESEPEVVYVFITDERGEVLVHTFSGGFPVDLVGINPAAAGVGTLLLDTEQGFIRDISYPVLDGSAGEVHVGISQESISTTAGKFTRYLLLFVLLLLIVGSNVAYIAGSVVSRPIMELRNSVEIFGNGDLDHKASISSQNEVGQLADSFNDMADHIGYLIKEKEKAAKEVLETRNYLTKIVSGSLDGIIVIDDAGKIEFANEAFIQIAEADESQLIGYDIQSFVPENNEELGSFLATQDKDSTFMKELSFRTRDGRDKSVVVSIAIVEYRNEIKYVAVAKDMTEVKKLEQMKRNIIANISHELRTPLNIMKGYVEISIDETDPQKRNTFLEKSLKALERQNWMIQDLLEIARYDDELEKLDMVKTSINCVVDIACKSFNGKLDASGLDINIKPGQDKFVKADPEKLAYALTKLMDNAMKFTNKGGRIEIGTSQEDEMALVYVKDTGVGIPADKLDLIFERFYQVDSSSTRKYGGNGLGLSIVKDIIDKHKGRVWVDSVPGEGSTFYFTVPYFDDASTNIISSI; this comes from the coding sequence GGGTATTGATGATTTCAGTATACGGACAAAACTGATTCTCACAGTTGTCAGTATAATACTGGTTCTTGGCGTTCTCATGGGCTCTTACCTGAATGTGGTACAGACAAATATGATGAAAACCGAATTGAATGAAAAAGGTATTTCCATAACCCGCAACCTGGCGGAAAACAGTGTAAATCCCATTCTTACGAATAATCAGGTCCGTCTTCAATGGCTTGTCAAAACAATAAAAGAGAGTGAACCGGAGGTTGTGTATGTATTCATAACCGATGAACGTGGTGAGGTGCTGGTTCATACTTTTAGTGGCGGCTTCCCTGTTGACCTGGTAGGTATTAATCCTGCAGCAGCGGGAGTAGGTACTCTTTTACTGGATACTGAACAGGGATTCATAAGGGATATCTCGTATCCTGTACTGGACGGAAGTGCAGGTGAAGTTCATGTTGGCATATCCCAGGAAAGTATAAGTACAACTGCCGGCAAGTTTACCAGATATCTTCTTTTATTTGTTCTATTGCTGCTCATTGTTGGTTCGAATGTAGCATATATTGCAGGATCTGTTGTTTCAAGACCGATCATGGAATTAAGGAATTCTGTGGAAATATTTGGCAATGGTGATCTGGATCATAAGGCCAGCATCAGTTCACAGAATGAAGTAGGTCAGCTTGCTGATTCTTTTAATGATATGGCTGATCACATTGGTTACCTGATAAAGGAGAAAGAAAAGGCAGCTAAAGAGGTGCTGGAAACCCGGAACTACCTAACAAAAATAGTTTCCGGAAGCCTAGATGGAATTATTGTAATCGATGATGCGGGGAAGATCGAATTTGCCAATGAAGCATTCATACAGATAGCCGAAGCAGATGAATCCCAATTGATTGGTTATGATATTCAGTCTTTTGTACCGGAGAATAATGAGGAACTGGGGTCATTTCTGGCAACACAGGACAAAGATTCCACATTTATGAAGGAATTGTCTTTCAGGACAAGAGATGGCAGAGATAAATCCGTGGTTGTGAGCATAGCTATTGTGGAATACAGGAATGAGATCAAATATGTTGCTGTTGCAAAGGACATGACGGAAGTCAAAAAACTTGAGCAGATGAAGCGCAATATTATCGCCAATATCTCACATGAATTGCGTACTCCTTTGAATATTATGAAAGGGTATGTTGAGATATCTATCGATGAAACCGATCCACAGAAACGCAATACTTTCCTCGAAAAGTCACTCAAAGCACTTGAAAGACAGAACTGGATGATACAGGATCTTCTTGAAATTGCCAGATATGATGATGAACTTGAAAAACTGGATATGGTCAAGACAAGCATTAATTGTGTTGTTGATATCGCATGTAAGTCTTTTAATGGCAAATTAGATGCTTCAGGTCTGGATATCAATATAAAACCAGGCCAGGATAAATTTGTGAAAGCTGATCCTGAAAAGCTGGCGTATGCGCTCACAAAGCTCATGGACAATGCAATGAAATTCACAAATAAGGGAGGACGTATCGAGATAGGAACTTCTCAGGAGGATGAGATGGCGCTTGTTTATGTAAAAGATACAGGTGTGGGAATTCCTGCTGACAAACTGGACCTTATTTTTGAGCGCTTCTATCAGGTGGATTCTTCCTCAACCCGGAAATATGGCGGCAATGGGCTGGGTCTTTCTATTGTTAAAGATATTATTGACAAACATAAAGGCAGGGTGTGGGTAGATTCCGTTCCTGGTGAAGGTAGTACTTTCTATTTTACTGTTCCCTATTTTGATGACGCCAGTACAAATATTATCTCATCTATATAG
- the pstC gene encoding phosphate ABC transporter permease subunit PstC: MNQTRLDDRIPHYFFFLCAFITVSVAVYFIFFIFDTAAPVLRSQGIVNFLTGTVWDYDESIYGIRTYIAGTLVMTAVSLAIAVPISVFTAIFLSEFASVKLAGTIRPFIELLVGIPSVVYGIFGLFVLENFFQNNIDPLISMLDFIPIFEDLTPSGGNGVLLASTVLAIMILPTIVSLSEDAMRSVPFEYREASFAIGATHWETIKKVVVPTASPGIITAIILGMMRAMGETMAIVMLLGNVGHVPGSILDTGYAMTSKILNDIGYYSSMDEPRSALFAIAAVLFAIEIFFVAAARKVGGSR, translated from the coding sequence ATGAACCAGACAAGACTGGATGACAGAATTCCACATTACTTCTTCTTTCTGTGTGCTTTTATAACAGTAAGCGTTGCAGTATATTTCATATTCTTTATATTCGATACTGCTGCGCCTGTGCTTAGAAGTCAGGGTATTGTCAACTTTCTCACCGGAACAGTATGGGATTATGATGAAAGTATCTACGGAATACGTACTTACATTGCAGGTACTCTTGTCATGACAGCAGTAAGCCTTGCAATTGCCGTTCCTATAAGCGTATTCACTGCAATATTCCTCTCTGAGTTTGCATCCGTAAAATTAGCCGGTACAATACGTCCTTTCATAGAATTACTGGTCGGTATTCCTTCAGTTGTTTATGGAATATTCGGACTTTTTGTTCTTGAGAATTTCTTCCAGAACAATATTGATCCTTTAATCAGCATGCTGGATTTCATTCCTATATTTGAGGATCTGACTCCCAGCGGTGGAAACGGTGTGCTTCTTGCATCCACGGTTCTGGCGATAATGATCCTTCCTACTATAGTTTCCCTCTCAGAGGATGCAATGCGTTCAGTGCCATTTGAGTATAGGGAGGCGTCCTTTGCAATAGGGGCTACACACTGGGAAACCATAAAGAAAGTGGTGGTCCCAACTGCCTCTCCGGGAATAATCACAGCTATTATTCTAGGTATGATGCGAGCCATGGGAGAGACTATGGCAATTGTAATGCTTCTTGGTAACGTTGGTCATGTGCCGGGTTCCATACTGGATACAGGCTATGCTATGACTTCCAAGATACTAAATGACATAGGTTATTATTCTTCAATGGATGAACCAAGAAGTGCACTTTTCGCAATAGCAGCTGTGCTCTTTGCCATTGAGATATTCTTTGTTGCTGCTGCCCGTAAGGTGGGTGGTTCCAGATGA
- a CDS encoding phosphate uptake regulator PhoU, with product MTNINQSCSAGIIQKNASLDTRKVQITGKSTFIITLPKKWALNSRMRAGSEVGFSYQEDGSVLLIPPGFTREQHSTKIICANRSTESIERDILALYNLGSHHSIEVHGEQITYECKNRIKELCKHLIGFEIMEVSSDRITIQNVLNTEEYTIEKAAKRMFSLAFLLFEDLIKILNEKDTILYREMTVHSMEIDRIYYLMSRIHTEKMNANKFSEKNELTLTQAFYHRLATENIDRIDDNLTKIALYFENGNDSWELTAGMTELCCFLQEMFRDVYESFKLADSELANNVIAKSTELDPMIRTCRENADININPLAEIMYDSCGRIRDHILKIANLSIELSHL from the coding sequence ATGACTAACATCAATCAATCCTGTAGTGCTGGCATTATTCAAAAAAACGCTTCCCTGGATACAAGGAAGGTCCAGATTACAGGCAAATCAACATTCATAATCACACTTCCTAAAAAATGGGCCCTCAATTCCAGGATGAGAGCTGGTTCGGAAGTCGGGTTCTCATATCAGGAAGATGGTTCAGTGCTACTGATACCGCCTGGTTTTACCAGAGAACAGCATAGCACAAAAATAATTTGTGCAAACAGGAGTACTGAAAGCATTGAAAGGGATATTCTGGCCCTGTACAACCTTGGCAGTCATCATTCCATTGAGGTTCACGGTGAACAGATCACATACGAATGTAAGAACAGGATCAAGGAACTATGTAAACATCTCATTGGTTTTGAGATCATGGAAGTCTCCAGTGACAGAATCACAATCCAGAACGTGTTAAACACTGAAGAATACACAATAGAAAAAGCTGCTAAACGCATGTTTTCCCTGGCATTCCTGTTATTTGAGGACCTTATCAAAATACTGAACGAAAAGGACACAATCCTTTACAGGGAAATGACAGTCCACAGTATGGAAATTGATCGCATTTATTACCTGATGTCAAGAATCCATACTGAAAAGATGAATGCAAATAAATTTTCAGAAAAAAATGAACTCACACTTACGCAGGCATTTTACCATCGTCTTGCCACGGAGAACATCGACCGGATAGACGATAATCTCACAAAGATCGCCCTGTATTTTGAAAATGGTAACGACTCATGGGAACTTACAGCCGGAATGACAGAATTGTGTTGTTTCCTGCAGGAAATGTTCAGGGACGTATACGAATCCTTTAAACTTGCAGACAGTGAACTGGCCAATAATGTAATTGCTAAGAGCACAGAACTTGATCCCATGATTAGAACTTGCAGGGAGAATGCAGACATCAATATAAATCCTCTTGCTGAAATAATGTATGACAGTTGCGGCAGAATAAGGGACCATATTTTAAAGATTGCAAACCTGTCCATTGAGCTTTCGCACTTATAA
- a CDS encoding substrate-binding domain-containing protein gives MKMKRLFQNENAVSPIVATLILVVVAIAGAAAVGTIMGSFSSDVSDEASAEDAAAGASTQLVVAGSTSVTPLAESLKSGFEESNSGIQINIQDNGGDTAGVAAVGMDVIDIGLLSRELTSSEKEKYPDLETHWIGSSAVVIIGGEDVVTKFDSSNFSELTTDDLYNMYNDSSDGSTSAKNLTDASGTSISTVNVYKRSETRSGSEYIFSKFIAEGDGDFISGTKAVEVTGDREMLETIADDPDGLGFVDFRFALEAYEEGIDVNFIGVYDGGDCRLMKGCVEDIEHMNVHIQKSLNGGTVPASVSPYPDPYPMGLLNNMYMVTNGWPSSVESRFINFAQQPASMDLYTDAGYFSLLDVTEQP, from the coding sequence ATGAAAATGAAAAGACTATTTCAAAATGAAAATGCAGTATCCCCAATAGTTGCAACCCTCATCTTAGTAGTGGTGGCAATTGCAGGCGCTGCAGCAGTAGGAACAATAATGGGATCATTCTCAAGCGATGTCTCAGATGAAGCAAGTGCAGAAGACGCAGCAGCAGGCGCTTCCACTCAGCTTGTTGTAGCTGGAAGTACATCAGTCACCCCCCTTGCAGAATCACTAAAATCCGGTTTCGAGGAAAGTAATTCGGGTATCCAGATAAATATTCAGGATAACGGAGGAGACACAGCTGGCGTTGCAGCAGTTGGCATGGATGTCATTGACATTGGCCTGCTCTCAAGGGAATTAACTTCCAGCGAAAAGGAAAAGTACCCTGATCTGGAAACCCATTGGATAGGATCAAGTGCAGTTGTGATAATAGGCGGAGAAGATGTGGTAACAAAGTTCGACTCTAGCAATTTCTCAGAGCTGACTACTGATGACTTATATAATATGTATAATGATTCCAGTGATGGTAGTACTTCAGCCAAAAATCTGACTGATGCCAGTGGTACTTCAATCAGTACAGTTAATGTTTATAAGAGATCTGAAACAAGGTCCGGTTCGGAATACATATTCTCTAAATTTATTGCAGAGGGTGACGGAGACTTCATATCAGGTACAAAAGCAGTGGAAGTAACCGGAGATCGAGAAATGCTTGAGACTATCGCAGATGACCCAGACGGACTTGGCTTTGTAGACTTCAGATTTGCACTTGAAGCTTATGAAGAGGGCATAGATGTTAATTTCATTGGTGTATACGATGGTGGTGACTGTCGTCTAATGAAGGGATGTGTGGAAGATATTGAACACATGAATGTACATATTCAAAAATCCCTGAACGGAGGAACAGTACCTGCGTCTGTATCACCATATCCTGATCCATATCCAATGGGTCTTCTCAACAACATGTATATGGTAACCAATGGCTGGCCAAGCTCTGTTGAATCACGTTTCATAAACTTTGCCCAGCAGCCAGCTTCAATGGATCTGTACACTGATGCCGGATACTTCAGTCTTCTGGACGTTACCGAGCAGCCATAA